From Anopheles arabiensis isolate DONGOLA chromosome 3, AaraD3, whole genome shotgun sequence, a single genomic window includes:
- the LOC120901139 gene encoding salivary glue protein Sgs-3-like: MKIAVGFLLFAILAVCVVDGRNKHSKEKDDTYAMIDIAKGWMQIYFKIPPGLQKRTTTRAMRTTTRPTLRTTKPSTTKKLPAWMSTARTTVKPRQNVTLPTVGMTTKSGAMVTTTTKITTTTARLTTTAKPMFTTTTTATTKPTTTVVTTTTRPTSTSTTAPTTTTRPTTTSTTVAPTTMTRPTTTSTTVATTTTRLTTTSTTLPTTTARPTTTSATAPVTTTSTTVPTTTTTRPTTTSSTVPTTTPSTTIPTTTTRPTTTSTTVPPTTTTVPATTTTTTVPTTTTTRPVTTVAVTNTAPAATTTVSASTAASVTSTTIPSTTTVVTTTTSTPAANKISAPTSAVTTASPTTTTSAVQSSDSYSYGDYGEYSSY; encoded by the exons ATGAAGATTGCTGTCGgatttttgctgtttgccatATTGGCAGTGTGTGTCGTAGATGGGCGTAACAAGCATTCGAAGGAGAAGGATGACACGTATGCAATGATTGACATTGCAAAAGGATGGATGCAGATTTACTTCAAAATACCACCTGGCTTACAAAAGCGTACCACTACGCGTGCAATGCGTACTACAACACGCCCAACATTGAGGACGACCAAACCATCTACTACAAAGAAACTTCCTGCATGGATGTCTACAGCAAGGACAACAGTAAAGCCTCGGCAGAATGTCACACTTCCTACCGTTGGAATGACAACAAAATCGGGAGCAATGGTGACAACTACGACTAAGATAACCACCACTACTGCAAGATTGACGACCACCGCTAAGCCAATGTTTACCACGACGACTACTGCAACGACGAAACCTACTACAACTGTTGTGACTACAACGACAAGACCAACTAGTACTTCAACGACTGCACCAACAACGACGACTAGGCCAACAACTACCTCCACCACTGTCGCACCAACAACGATGACTAGGCCAACAACTACCTCCACCACTGtcgcaacaacaaccactagACTcactactacttctactactcTTCCAACGACGACCGCTAGACCCACTACTACTTCTGCTACTGCTCCTGTTACAACTACTTCCACTACTGTCCCGACAACAACGACCACCAGACCAACAACAACCTCCTCTACCGTCCCAACAACGACGCCTTCCACAACTATTCCGACAACAACGACTAGACCAACTACTACATCCACTACTGTTCCACCAACAACGACCACCGTCCCTGCAACAACGACTACCACCACCGTCCCTACAACAACCACGACTAGACCAGTGACAACTGTAGCAGTAACTAATACAGCACCTGCGGCCACCACAACAGTGTCTGCCTCTACTGCTGCAAGCGTAACATCAACTACCATTCCGTCAACTACCACGGTTGTCACTACAACAACATCTACTCCTGCCGCcaacaagatcagtgcccCGACGAGTGCTGTTACCACCGCTTctcccaccaccacaacaTCGGCGGTCCAG AGCTCCGATAGCTACTCCTACGGTGACTACGGCGAATATTCCAGTTACTAA